ACGACCCGTTTGACAATAACAGGTTTTCAAACACGCGGACATCTACCCGTGCTAATGAAGCGGACATCTATAAATACTTGTAACAGGCACTAAAACAGGCATTGTTACTGATACGGTATATGTCCGCAGTATAAGCACGGGTAAATGTCTGCTACAAATGCGGACATATATAATTAATTGCAGCACTACGTGGGTCACGATGCACTAACTTGCGTTTTTAGTATGTTGCGAGTATTGCCAAATATTCATAAGCTCTTTTATGCGTAACGAAGGTTCATTACTTGCACAGACATAACGAACGACTGCAAAATTATTTACATCAGCGGATAAAATTTTAGGTAAGCGCTGTGCATCAATACCACCAATAGCTACACAAGGTAGTTTTGATTGTTTAATTATAGCTGCAACTCGATTAATACCAACAACAGGATCTGGGATTTGTTTTGTCGGAGTAGTGAAAACTGGCCCTATGCCAATATAGTCTAAAGGTAGATCTTGTGCTGCTTGTGCTTGGGTTTCATTATGAGTTGAAAGGCCAAATATTTTAGGTTTATTAGTAATCCATAGTTTTCGTGCTTCAATTATATTTATATCAGTTTGGCCAAGATGCACCCCATCTGCGTCAATCATACGGGCAGCAATTACATCGTCATTAATAATTAATTTTGTTTCACTTTCATCAGTTATTGCGCGCAATTTTTTACCAACTTGAACAACTTCTTCGCGCATTGCATTTTTCATGCGAAGTTGTATATAAAGCACACGATTTTCTACAGCAGCTTTGGTGCAATCTTCATAGCCAGCAACAGGGTTGGTAATTACTAAATAAAGACCAAAATTGTTTTTCATTTGTACTGCCTTTATTTTATGGTGCACTTGATGAAATAAATACCTGGTCAAAGTCTTTCCAAACTGGTTCAAAGCCATGTAGGCTTAAAGTATTAGCAACTTCTTCGGCGCTTCTATGATCTTTAATACCAAATTGTTCGCCAGCATGTGATATGCCACCATAGCCACCAGGGTGAGTACAACTACCGGCGCTTACGCGGGTGATACCTAAATTTATTAGGTTATCTCTTAAAACTGCAGGTTCACGTGTTGATAATACTAAATCAGCGTCAGGCATCGCTATGCGTATAGTGCAAATCATTTGTACTAAATCTCGGTCATTTACGTGTATTAGCTTTTCATGGTTGTCGCCAGCGTGTTTACGTATACGCGGAAAACTAATGGCAATTCGACTACGCCAAAATTTGCGACTAAGCTCTCGAGCATGTTGCACTAAAGCTAATGCTTCATATTGCCATGGCCCTAATCCTAACAATGAGCCGATGCCAAGCGAGCGAAACCCAGCTTGCCCGGCATCGTTAATTGCCTGCAGACGGCGTTGATAATTGGCTTTGGGTCCGGCTAAATGTACTCGCTTAAATATATCTAGGTCGTAAGTCTCTTGGTAAAGCGCAATACCATCATAGCCAGCGGTAACTAATCGCTTATAGCCATCAAGATTAAGCGCCCCAATTTCAATTGACAATGATGCGAACATCGGACCTATGGCAGTGGCTATTTTTTCAAGATATGAAACAGGTACAAAACGAGGTGATTCACCAGCCACCAGCAAAATATGACGAAACCCTTGGTTATAAAGATATTGGGCTTCAGAGACTACAGCATCGATGCTTAAAGTTATTCGTTCAATATCGAGGTGATTTGCAAAGCCACAATAACTACAACGATTGACACATTCATTTGATATATACAAAGGCGCGTATAGTTGCATGGTGCGCCCAAAACGCTGTCTGGTTATTTGTTGGGCCTTGATTGCAATATTTTCAAGATACGGTAATGCCGCTGGCGAAAGCAATGCAGCGATATCGCGCTCTTCTAATTGTGTGCGGGTAAGAGCTCTATTAACATCACTCGTGCTGGCATTCTTGGTTATTGATAAGATTTCAGCAACTATCATAAGCTATCTCGTAAAAAACCAGTCAGTGGGCTAGAGGCTCGCGCGGTTAATGATTCATTGCCAGCACCCGCACAACGCGCCATCTCGCCAGCGATTACTGCGGTTTTAAATGCCTCCGCCATTAATATGGGATTATCAGCAATAGCAATTGCAGTATTAACTAAGACAGCATCAGCACCAAGTTCAATTGCCTCAGCGGCATGTGATGGTACTCCGAGACCTGCATCGACCACCACAGGCACAGTAGCTTGTTCAATGATAATGCGAATTTGATCACGAGTCCTTAAACCGCGATTTGAACCTATAGGTGCGGCAAGCGGCATTACGGTTGCACAACCTACCTCTTCAAGACGTTTAGCTAAAATTGGGTCAGCATTAATATAGGGAAGCACCACAAATCCCAGTTTCACTAGTTCTTCGGCAGCTTTAAGTGTTTCGACAGGGTCTGGTAGTAAGTAATTAGGGTCAGGGGTCACTTCAAGTTTTAACCAATTAGTTTTGCATGCTTGTCGTGATAGTTTAGCTAGACGTATTGCTTCTTGAGCGTCTCTGGCACCAGAAGTGTTTGGCAGCAAGCGATATTTAGTAAAATCAAGAGCCGAAAGGGTGCGATCTGCAGGAGAAGTAACATCAACTCGCCGCAGCGCTACAGTTACTAATTCAGTACCAGAAGCGTCTATCGCCTTCGCCATGATTTCTGGCGATGAAAATTTACCAGTGCCAATTAACAAGCGAGAATTTAATTGCTCGCCATTGATAATAAGTTTTGATTTTTCACAAACCATTAGATTTAGCCTCCACCAACGAAATGCACAATTTCGACAGTGTCATCGTCATTAAGAATACACGATGAGTACGCATCTGTATCAACGATTTCGCCGTTGTGTTCTACGGCAATTTGTTTTTCATTTAATTCTAATTTATAAATTAGTGCTTTGATGGCAGACCCTTTAGTTACTTCAATACGATTGCCATTAAGCGTTACAAACATATTATTCTCCTTGATGCGCTGTGATTAGACCGAGTAACCATCGAATTATTACATTGGCTTGCAAAGCAGCAGCTAAAGTTACGCGTGAGGCTAATAAACGGGCATTTGCTGTTGCGGCAGATACCCCATCTCCAATGATAAAATGATTACCAAAAACACGTCGACAAGAAATGGTGCAGGCTGGTCCATCACCAGCAATACCCGAAACCGTAACCAGCGGCGTAGTGGGTAAGTACCGCCGCATAGCTTTGGTGATTTCTGCTTTTGCCACAGGGTCATCGAAACATTCGGCGACAAAATTGCATGAAGCGAAAAATTGCTTGGTGTTTTTGTTATCAATTTTAATCTGATACCATTTTAGGCTTACAAATGGATTTATTCTCTTTAAATTTGCCGCAAGAGCTTGCACTTTGGGCATGCCAATTTGGTCGACAAAATATTGCTGTCGATTAAGATTGCTAGGCTCGACTATATCAAAATCAATAAACGTTAATTTACCCACCCCAGCACGAGCAAGAATAACTGCTAAATTACTACCTAAACCGCCACAGCCAGCTATACCAACATGAGCAGGTTTAAGTTTTTCATATACACCTGGGCCATTGCGCAAGCCGATAAGATTTTCAAGTTCGGCAAAATCGTTGGCGGTGTTTGGCATTAGGAGGAGCACCTAATGCACCCATGCAAGTATCGTCAACTAACCTAGACCAAATTTTTACATCGCATCAGTTAGTTCATCACCGGCATTTTCACCACTGATGAGTATATCTTGGCCAGCGCGTACAAAAAGTATGTCTTGTGGGCAGGCAAATCCTTGTAAAAATTTGCCGCCATCTTTACGCATCTTCTTTAGCGATAAACCTAACATAACCAAATCAGCATTCTCGGAAACACCTGAAACTAGCTGTTCAAACGACATATCATCACTTAAAGTTAATTTATGAACATTATCAGCAGCCACAGGCAACCTGCCGGTAAATATTAGTTCATCTATTTGCCTTGAACGCTGTTGTTCATCTGTGGCTTTAATTACATCAAATACACGGATTTCGCTATCACCCCATTCAGAATGCCCAAGCAAAATATAAGCTAGCAAAATCATAAGATTGGCATTGCGATAATCACCAGGAGTTAACCAAATATGGATGCTCTTGCGAAAACCAAAATGACGTGGCCCCGAGCGTAAAATACATATATTTAATCCTGCTATTGCCGCAAAAAATGAACCATCAATAATCTCAGTTAAGTTTTCAGCATTTTCTTTTTGATAACTAAAGAGAATGCTGTTGTTTTCCATGCCCGCAATGCCAGGAGTTTGTACTATTTGTGCAATAGCGGTGCGAAAAGTTGGAGAAATAATTGTATCAACATAAATACCAGCGCCACTTACTTGGGTTTGGCTAATCAATCTTTTAAGTATATGTTGGGACTCTTTCTGAGTCGCCACGGTTAATGGACCTTCAATAAAATGAATATACGAACTAAAACCATAGTGATGGCTGATCCAGCGCAGTACATTAAATGGCGCCAAATGCGCGGTGGAGTAGCGCGCAATAGCAATAAAAGAAGGTCGCCAATTAGTCATATCTGGGGCGGCTTGTCTTTTTTGAAT
The window above is part of the Deltaproteobacteria bacterium genome. Proteins encoded here:
- a CDS encoding thiazole synthase, which codes for MVCEKSKLIINGEQLNSRLLIGTGKFSSPEIMAKAIDASGTELVTVALRRVDVTSPADRTLSALDFTKYRLLPNTSGARDAQEAIRLAKLSRQACKTNWLKLEVTPDPNYLLPDPVETLKAAEELVKLGFVVLPYINADPILAKRLEEVGCATVMPLAAPIGSNRGLRTRDQIRIIIEQATVPVVVDAGLGVPSHAAEAIELGADAVLVNTAIAIADNPILMAEAFKTAVIAGEMARCAGAGNESLTARASSPLTGFLRDSL
- the thiF gene encoding sulfur carrier protein ThiS adenylyltransferase ThiF: MPNTANDFAELENLIGLRNGPGVYEKLKPAHVGIAGCGGLGSNLAVILARAGVGKLTFIDFDIVEPSNLNRQQYFVDQIGMPKVQALAANLKRINPFVSLKWYQIKIDNKNTKQFFASCNFVAECFDDPVAKAEITKAMRRYLPTTPLVTVSGIAGDGPACTISCRRVFGNHFIIGDGVSAATANARLLASRVTLAAALQANVIIRWLLGLITAHQGE
- the thiH gene encoding 2-iminoacetate synthase ThiH, which codes for MIVAEILSITKNASTSDVNRALTRTQLEERDIAALLSPAALPYLENIAIKAQQITRQRFGRTMQLYAPLYISNECVNRCSYCGFANHLDIERITLSIDAVVSEAQYLYNQGFRHILLVAGESPRFVPVSYLEKIATAIGPMFASLSIEIGALNLDGYKRLVTAGYDGIALYQETYDLDIFKRVHLAGPKANYQRRLQAINDAGQAGFRSLGIGSLLGLGPWQYEALALVQHARELSRKFWRSRIAISFPRIRKHAGDNHEKLIHVNDRDLVQMICTIRIAMPDADLVLSTREPAVLRDNLINLGITRVSAGSCTHPGGYGGISHAGEQFGIKDHRSAEEVANTLSLHGFEPVWKDFDQVFISSSAP
- the thiS gene encoding sulfur carrier protein ThiS, which encodes MFVTLNGNRIEVTKGSAIKALIYKLELNEKQIAVEHNGEIVDTDAYSSCILNDDDTVEIVHFVGGG
- the thiE gene encoding thiamine phosphate synthase, whose product is MKNNFGLYLVITNPVAGYEDCTKAAVENRVLYIQLRMKNAMREEVVQVGKKLRAITDESETKLIINDDVIAARMIDADGVHLGQTDINIIEARKLWITNKPKIFGLSTHNETQAQAAQDLPLDYIGIGPVFTTPTKQIPDPVVGINRVAAIIKQSKLPCVAIGGIDAQRLPKILSADVNNFAVVRYVCASNEPSLRIKELMNIWQYSQHTKNAS